The DNA window CGGGGCTCGAGACGCGAACCTCGCGATCGCCTGCGGTCACGAACGCCGGGGGTGTCTTGGCCATGGCCCCACGGTACGTGACCGGTTGCGGCGCGCGGCGGCCCGCGACGGCCCCGGCGATCGACGTACCGTGGAGGCATGACCGAGATCCAGCAGCCCCGAGTCAGCAAGACCGACGAAGAGTGGCGCGCGCAGCTGTCCCCCGACGAGTACGCCGTGCTGCGCCAGGCCGCCACCGAGCGCCCGTACACCGGCGAGTACACCGACACCGAGACCGAGGGCGTCTACAGCTGCCGCGCCTGCGGCGCCGAGCTGTTCCGCTCGGACACGAAGTTCCACAGCCACTGCGGCTGGCCGAGCTTCTACGCGCCGTCCGACAGCGACGCCGTCATCCTCAAGGAGGACAGCTCCCTCGGCATGCGCCGCGTCGAGGTGCTCTGCGCGAGCTGCCATTCGCACCTCGGGCACGTCTTCCACGGCGAGGGCTACGGCACGCCGACCGACGACCGCTACTGCATCAACTCGATCTCGATGACCCTCGCCCCCCGGCAGTAGCCTACGGCAGGCGCTCGATGAGGTCGCTCATCTCGCGGCGCCGCCCGGTGTAGAACGGCGTCTCCTCACGCACGTGCCGCCGGGCGGTCGCCGCACGCAGGTCGCGCATCAGGTCGACGATGTCGTGCAGCTGGTCGCTCTCGAAGGCGAGGATCCACTCGTAGTCGCCGAGCGCGAACGAGGAGACCGTGTTGGCCCGGACGCCGCCGTACGGGCGGGCCATCTGGCCGTGCTCGCGCAGCATGTGGCGGCGCTCGGCGTCGGGCAGCAGGTACCACTCGTAGGAGCGGATGAACGGGTACACGCAGATGTGATCCCGCGACACCTCGTCGGCGAGGAACGCCGGCAGGTGGCTCTTGTTGAACTCGGCCGGCCGGTGCAGCGCGACCTGCGACCAGACCGGCTGCAGGTGCTCACCGAGGTCGGACCGGCGGACCTGCTGGTAGAGGTCC is part of the Cumulibacter manganitolerans genome and encodes:
- the msrB gene encoding peptide-methionine (R)-S-oxide reductase MsrB → MTEIQQPRVSKTDEEWRAQLSPDEYAVLRQAATERPYTGEYTDTETEGVYSCRACGAELFRSDTKFHSHCGWPSFYAPSDSDAVILKEDSSLGMRRVEVLCASCHSHLGHVFHGEGYGTPTDDRYCINSISMTLAPRQ
- the hemQ gene encoding hydrogen peroxide-dependent heme synthase; amino-acid sequence: MTSKEMSDMADDATTTEFRLGEDGKPEHAGNLKAQRIKELNETLRYAMWSVFKVSPSLRELRTSRSKAAKQIDKLFASALKKDDVQVRGVYDVSGFRADAELMIWSHAPSTEALQDLYQQVRRSDLGEHLQPVWSQVALHRPAEFNKSHLPAFLADEVSRDHICVYPFIRSYEWYLLPDAERRHMLREHGQMARPYGGVRANTVSSFALGDYEWILAFESDQLHDIVDLMRDLRAATARRHVREETPFYTGRRREMSDLIERLP